Proteins co-encoded in one Hypanus sabinus isolate sHypSab1 chromosome 6, sHypSab1.hap1, whole genome shotgun sequence genomic window:
- the LOC132395199 gene encoding general transcription factor II-I repeat domain-containing protein 2A-like: protein MESLKGKTRGEDLYDRVSAVIENMKLPWSKLINVTTDGSPNLTGKNIGLLRRIQNKVKDENPDQDVIFLHCIIHQESLCKSVLQLNHVVNPVVKLVNFIRARGLQHRQFITFLEETDADHQDLLYHSRVRWLSLGKVFQRVWELKEEISAFLELLRKAGEFPELSNKSWLCDFAFAVDIFSHMNEMNVKLQGKDQFVHDMYANVKAFKSKLAFFSRQISNKLFTHFPTLATLEEAGANVKKYSESLDALHRE from the coding sequence atggagtctctgAAAGGAAAAACACGGGGAGAGGACTTGTATGACCGGGTGTCTGCTGTCATCGAAAATATGAAGCTCCCTTGGAGTAAGCTTATCAATGTCACCACAGATGGATCTCCTAATTTGACGGGGAAAAATATCGGCCTGctgaggagaatacagaataaagtgaaagatgaaaatcctgaccaggatgttattttccttcactgcatcatccaccaggaatctctatgtaaatcggtattacagctgaatcatgttgtgaatcctgtcgtaaaacttgtcaactttatacgtgcaaggggacttcagcaccgtcagttcatcacgttcctggaggaaactgatgcggatcaccaggacctactttatcactcccgtgtccgctggttaagtttgggcaaagtgtttcaacgagtatgggagctcaaagaggagatcagtgcatttttggagttactgaggaaggccggtgaatttcctgagctgagcaacaagagctggctttgtgactttgcgtttgctgtggatatattttcacacatGAATGAAATGAACGTGAAGCTACAGGGGAAGGATCAGTTTGTGCATGACATGTACGCAAACGTGAAAGCCTTTAAATCCAAGCTGGCTTTTTTCTCCAGGCAAATTTCGAATAAGTTATTCACTCATTTTCCCACACTAGCCACGCTGGAAGAGGCCGGCGCAAATGTGAAAAAATACAGCGAGTCACTGGATGCGCTGCACAGAGAATAA